One window of the Arvicanthis niloticus isolate mArvNil1 chromosome 23, mArvNil1.pat.X, whole genome shotgun sequence genome contains the following:
- the LOC143436768 gene encoding uncharacterized protein LOC143436768 isoform X1, which produces MASQRPSRPTCIRAAFSAAGFRKWQRHARHRLQVNSRRNLMDFAEGIWREFLDPYDGDSEDTPGHSNYRSYRQRAYRLLGDRNRNSPSYTLRFRTTEEASVEDSLPKAPDLTMKASGWAPITLEADDVDMQPEGELKTLSPPETNGRPGRLSPAPEDWRMTRAASPLIPVETPEIGRHLLSRARANRTPPRLGSDRDKGPRLSLSKRKLELLLGEPERVKRKKK; this is translated from the exons ATGGCCAGCCAGAGGCCCAGCCGACCTACCTGCATCAGGGCAGCATTCAGTGCAGCTGGCTTTCGGAAGTGGCAGAGACACGCGCGCCATCGCCTTCAG GTCAACTCCAGAAGGAACCTCATGGACTTTGctgaaggcatctggagagag TTTTTAGATCCTTATGACGGTGACTCGGAAGACACCCCAGGCCATTCCAACTACCGCAGCTACCGCCAGCGTGCCTACCGCCTCCTGGGTGACAGGAACCGCAACTCACCTTCCTACACACTGAGGTTCAGGACTACAGAGGAGGCCAGCGTGGAAGACTCGCTCCCAAAGGCTCCAGACCTCACCATGAAAGCTTCTGGCTGGGCCCCTATAACCCTGGAAGCTGACGACGTTGACATGCAGCCTGAGGGTGAACTAAAGACACTGAGCCCCCCAGAGACCAATGGACGTCCTGGCAGGCTGTCCCCGGCACCAGAGGACTGGAGGATGACAAGGGCTGCTAGCCCCCTCATTCCTGTGGAGACCCCAGAGATAGGCAGACACCTGCTGAGCAGAGCCAGAGCCAACCGGACACCACCCAGACTTGGGAGTGACAGAGATAAGGGGCCCAGGCTGTCGCTTTCCAAGAGAAAACTGGAGCTCCTACTTGGAGAGCCTGAGAGAGttaagagaaagaagaa GTAA
- the LOC143436768 gene encoding uncharacterized protein LOC143436768 isoform X2, which translates to MDFAEGIWREFLDPYDGDSEDTPGHSNYRSYRQRAYRLLGDRNRNSPSYTLRFRTTEEASVEDSLPKAPDLTMKASGWAPITLEADDVDMQPEGELKTLSPPETNGRPGRLSPAPEDWRMTRAASPLIPVETPEIGRHLLSRARANRTPPRLGSDRDKGPRLSLSKRKLELLLGEPERVKRKKK; encoded by the exons ATGGACTTTGctgaaggcatctggagagag TTTTTAGATCCTTATGACGGTGACTCGGAAGACACCCCAGGCCATTCCAACTACCGCAGCTACCGCCAGCGTGCCTACCGCCTCCTGGGTGACAGGAACCGCAACTCACCTTCCTACACACTGAGGTTCAGGACTACAGAGGAGGCCAGCGTGGAAGACTCGCTCCCAAAGGCTCCAGACCTCACCATGAAAGCTTCTGGCTGGGCCCCTATAACCCTGGAAGCTGACGACGTTGACATGCAGCCTGAGGGTGAACTAAAGACACTGAGCCCCCCAGAGACCAATGGACGTCCTGGCAGGCTGTCCCCGGCACCAGAGGACTGGAGGATGACAAGGGCTGCTAGCCCCCTCATTCCTGTGGAGACCCCAGAGATAGGCAGACACCTGCTGAGCAGAGCCAGAGCCAACCGGACACCACCCAGACTTGGGAGTGACAGAGATAAGGGGCCCAGGCTGTCGCTTTCCAAGAGAAAACTGGAGCTCCTACTTGGAGAGCCTGAGAGAGttaagagaaagaagaa GTAA